The sequence ACGAGGCTCCAGCACGACTATGCCGAGCCCTTGTTCAAGTTCTGGAATGGCGTCTTTCACGTCATGATGCACATGACCGAGTTCATCATGAAGTTCGCACCGATTGGCGTGTTTGCCCTCATCGCTGCGGTGATCTCTCAAACAGGTTTGCGGCTGCGAGACCGCTGGCCAATTTCGCGCTGGCGGTTGTCGCAGCGCTGCTTCTGCATTCGCTGATCACGTTGCCGCTGCTCTTGCGGTTCGTCGGCCGGGTCAAACCGTTTGCGACGATGCGGGCGATGTCGCCGGCCTTGCTCACAGCCTTCTCGACCTCGTCGTCCTCGGCAACCTTGCCGGTCACAATGGATACGGTCGAAGAGAAGGTCGGTGTGTCGAACCAAGTGTCGAGCTTTGTTTTGCCGCTGGGCGCCACGGTGAACATGAACGGGACGGCGCTTTATGAATGCGCGGCGGCGATGTTCCTGGCTCAGGCTTATGGGCTGGAACTTAGCTTCGGCGTGCAGTTCACGATCGTCACGATTGCGCTCCTGACATCGATCGGCGTTGCCGGGGTCCCGTCCGCATCGCTGGTTGCGATCGCGATCATTCTCGCCGCCGTTGGCTTGCCGGTGGAAGCCATCGGCGTGCTCATGGTCTTTGATCGGGTGCTCGATATGTGCCGCACCAGCGTGAATGTCTGGGGCGATGCGTGCTGCGCCACCATTATTGCGCGGCTGCGGGGCGAGGAGACCAAGGTCGCGATTGGCGCGCCCTAGAGGCCACGGTCATCGGGCGGCGAGGCCAGCTTCGCAACGCGGGGGAGTTGGCTTGGCGTGAGATCGGCGCCGGGCATCGGAGGCACAATTCAGGTCATTTCAGGGCACGCTGCCTTAGTTCGCCCGCGAGGGAACCAACCTCCAGACCGGCGTTTTTTCGTCCGCCTGCAGCAATCGCAGGTGCGTTCAAACGGAGGAAAAGACCATGAAGTATTTCGTCACCATGCTCGCTCTCGCTACCACGCTTGCCGCCGCTGCACCGGCTTTCGCCGGCCCGGACAACCAGGCCGACTGTGAGGCCGCTGGCGGTACGTGGAACGCCGACAGCAGCTCCTGCACGGAGTAGGTCGTCGCGCGGAGCGGCGGGCCGGACGCGGCCTGCCGCACGCGCCCACGACACCATCAGACCACTGATCAGAAATCGTAACCCAGCAGCTCGATTTCCGGCTGATACCAGTTCGCCACCTGCTCTTGGAGCGCCGGCGTGTAGTAGCTGCGGTAGCTGCGTTCCGAATCCTTGTTCGGCGTCACATTGACTTTCGGCACGCTGACCTTCGTCTCGACACCGGCTTGGCGGAGCGCCGTGTTCAGATCCTCTTCCAAATTCTCATAGCGGCCGAGGAAGTCGACGGCCAACGCTCCGTCCAGCATGTAGAGTTCGTGATTGTCCACATAGGCCGTGGGCCGCTGCATGTAGCGCTCGAAGCTTGGACGGGTTTTCTTCGACTTGGTCTTGTAGTTGTACCAGGACACCTGCCGGTCCCACGGATTCCGGTCGAACGCGAACTTGAAGTAGCTGTTCCAGATATCCTCGCCCACATAGTTGCGGATGCGCCAGGCGGGCATGTGCTCGTAGTAGCCGATGGTGGGATGCCAATAACGTTCGGGGCGGCCGAGGAGCTTGCGCCAGAGCGGCCGCTGCGGCTTGAGCGGATGCTCGATCCGGTAATTTTGCGGGCCGAGACCCTTGCGGTCTTTCTCGCTCGCCGCGCGATAGGGCGTGATGACGTCGTCCGGCCCGCAGAGCTGCGAGATCGCGGCTTCGATCGCCGTTCCGGCCGTCTTCTTCGTCTTGATGAAGATGAATTTGTGCTTGTGTGAGAGGATCATGGGTCCGTGTGCCGCGAGACGTGCGGGCGGGACCCTAGTCGGTTCCGGGGCGCCTTCGCAAGCCGGATTGGCGCTTACTCGTGGAGCGAGGCGGCGAGTTCCTCGAGGAGCGCGCTGAGGTGAATCTCCGAGATATGAAGGGCCCTGGCCATCTCATGCAGCTCCTTGCGCTCTTCGCCGGCCACCCGGTTGTCCGCCAGCAGCACGCGATAGGCGGCGCACAGGATCTCGTCCTTCGTGGTCAGGTCTAGGGAGGGAGCCAGATCCGCGAGAACGTTGCGGATATCCTCGGCTTCGTTCTGGTGGGCCGCGCGCGCGACCGCATCCGCCCCCAGCGTCTTTCCGGTGCAGTCCTTGAAGATATCTTGAATGAGGCCGACCTCGCGCGAATCCAGGTGCCCGTCGGCGCTCGCCATGGCCACCATGGCTTTCAAGATCACGTCGCAGCTGCCAATTTCGTCGCTCACGGAGGGCTCCTTTTCTCGCGTCACGGCTCGGCCGCGTAGCGGCTGGGCGGATTGTGCTGAAACGCGTCCGGTTTGCCAAGCACACTTGAAGGGCTTTGAAGAGGCCGCCAGGGTGCGGTATCAACCTGCCGCCGGTCCAGAAGGGTTGCCGCATCGATGTCAGACACAACGCCCCTTCGGGTCATCTTCCTCGCCGACACGCGGCCCGGGCACTACCACATCGCCCAGGGCGTGATCGCGGCCCTGGCGCGGCTGCGGCCCGTCGACGTCACCCGGATCGAGGTGAAACGCAAATGGATCGTCCCGACACGGTGGCTGCGGGCGCGCATCAACGCCGACAGCTTCTATCCGCCGCGCATGCTGCGCATGGCCTACCGCATCGACGCGGACACGCTCCCCGAAGCCGACCTTGTGGTCTCCGCGGGCGGTGAGACGCATATGCCGAATATTTGCGTCACGCGGTTATTGGACGTGCCCAACATCTTTTGCGGCTCGCTCCTGCGGGGGCTTGAGCCGGACAATTTCAGCTTGATCATCTCTTCCTACGAGCGCGATGAGGGCAGCGACAAGCATCTGGTCGTGCTGAAGCCATCCTCAATCGATCCGGACGAGCTTGGGCGGCCTGCGACCGTGCCGCGCTATGGACCGGACAACCTGCCGAAGACTTTGGGCTTGCTTGTCGGCGGTCAGGCAGGGAGCTTCCGGTATCGCGACAGCGAGTGGGCCGCATTGCTCGCCTTTGTCGCGGCCGTGTCGAAGTCCTGGGGTACGCGGTGCTGATCTCTACCTCCCGGCGCACGCCGGACAGCGTGGCCGACCGGATCGCCGAGATGGCGCACGATGAAAGCGTGGTGGAAAAGTTCATTGATTTCCGCGCCGCGGGGCCAGGCACCCTGCCGCAAATCTTCGCCAAGTCGGACGCCATCGTCTGCACCGAAGATTCCAGCTCGATGATCTCCGAGGCGGTGTCGGCGCGGCTGCCCGTCATTGGCGTGTCGCCGCGTGCCGCCCGCTTCACCGAGGACGAGCAGCTCTACCGGGACTTCCTGATGGGCAAGGGCTGGTCGCGCACGATCCCCATCGCCGACCTCACTCCGGAGCACTTCGCAGAGGTTCTGTCCACGATCGAGCCCTTGCAGGAAAACCCGCTCGATGCCCTGGCGCAGAAGCTGAAAGCCCGATTGCCCGAACTATTCTGACCGCCACGATTCGCCTTTTAGTTACCTAGACAATGATATACACTTTTTAAGTGTGCATTTGGCTCTAGAGGTATTGATATGGCAAACGGCGAGGGTGGACTGAGTGACTTCCTGCATACGCAGTCGATGATAACGCCTGGTGCCGCAGGCGGGCTGACGTTGACCATCACCAACACCGTGGGGAATGTTTTTCATCTGCCGCTTGGATATGTCGCGCTAGGCGTGAGCGCACTGTTCGGTGTTGTGATTTTGGCCGTGACGGCAACCGCCCCCGTTTGGCAGAGGTGTGCATTTTTCGTGATCAACACGCTGATCATCTTTTGCGTCGCCATGGGCTCCAATGCGGCCGGTCAGCAGATCGTCCATGCACGTACACAAACCGCGTCGTTTTCGCTGTTCGGGTCTGCCCATGCGCAGAGCCCCGAGGCCGAGGACGAAGCGAGTAAGATTGTCGAAGAGGTCGAAGCGATAACGCGGGATTCAAAACTGACGGCGCAGCAGAAGGTGGATGACATCGCGGCTGAGCTAGAGGCCGGAGAATCCGCGGACACTCAGTCGGACTCCCTGAGCGGTTCAAAGGGCTTCTTCCAGACCTGGGGATTCTAGGCGGCCAAATAAGCGGCAAGGCGCGGGCCCTGCCGCGCGGGGCCCGCGTGTTCGAGCCGTGCCAACCGTATTGGGGTCCGGCTAGCGCCTGTGGCGCTTGTCGTAGTTGCGGCGCTGACGGCGCCTGTCCTTCTGGATTTCGTTGCCGACCACGCCGCCGACCAGCGCCCCTCCAATCACGCCCACCGCGCTGCCGCGCGTGAGCGCGGCGCCGACGCCAATGCCGATCGCGCCACCGACCAGCGCCCCCTCTTGAGCACTGCGGGACGAGGAGCGGTCATCGCCATGGTGGTGATCGCCACACCAGCCAAGAGGGCGAGAGCACGTTTGTGAAACTTGGAAACGGTCATGGCTAGTTCCCCTCGCTCTTCTTCGTTTCGTACTTGGTGACTTCGTCGACGTTCAACGCGCCGTCCTTGTTGGTGTCGGCCGCCTCGAAATCGGCGAGCTTCTCCGCGATGACTTCCTCAAGCGACAGGCTCCCGCTCTTGTCGCTATCGCCGTCGGCGAATTCGGCATCCTTGGCCAGGTCACCCAGTTCCTCAGGCTCAAGCGCGTTGTTGGCGTTCGTATCGAGCTTTTGGAAAACCTCGATGGGCGCGAGCAGATATTCGGTCTTGCTGAGGAGCAAGTCCCCATCCTTGTCGGCCAGGATGAAGTTGACTTCCACGACGGTGTAGTCAGCCTCGGCGCGCCCTGCGGGCAGCGCGAGCAGGCATAGGGCAAGCAGCCCCAATACAGCATTTTTCAAGCTTTCCTCCCTGGGCTCCGGTCTTGGCTCTGTCGTCGGCCTCTTGACCGCGCCAGCTGCCGGGAGCTGGCGGAACTATCATCCTGCCCCCGAGCCATTTCAACCCTGTGATGAGGGAAACATGTTTCGACTCTGATAGGCCGCTACGACATTGAGTTCGCGCGCACGACCCGCTAAAGCTGCGGGCAAATTTCCTCAATTCGAGACACACGCCAAGGGACCCCGAATGGCCAATCCCCAATACGTCTACGTCATGACCAAACTCAACAAGACCTATCCCGGCGGGAAGCAGGTCTTGAAGGATGTGACCCTCGCTTTTCTCCCCGGCGCGAAGATTGGCGTGGTGGGCGTGAACGGCGCCGGTAAGTCCACGCTGCTGCGGATCATGGCCGGCGACGAGAAGGAGTTCACGGGCGAGGCTTGGGCCGCGGAGGGCGTGCGCGTCGGCTATCTGCCGCAGGAGCCCCAGCTCGATCCGGCCAAGGACGTGATGGGCAATGTCATGGAAGGCGTGGCCGAGAAGAAGGCCAAGCTCGACCGCTACAACGAGCTCGCGGTGAACTACTCCGACGAGACGGCCGACGAGATGGCGCAGCTCCAGGACGAGATCGATGCCCAGGATCTGTGGGATCTCGATACCCAGGTCGAACAGGCCATGGATGCGTTGCGCTGCCCGCCCGGCGATGCGGATGTGAGCAAGCTGTCGGGCGGTGAGCGCCGCCGCGTGGCCTTGTGCAAGCTGCTGCTCGCGAAGCCCGACATCCTGTTGCTC comes from Methyloceanibacter stevinii and encodes:
- a CDS encoding sulfotransferase family 2 domain-containing protein codes for the protein MILSHKHKFIFIKTKKTAGTAIEAAISQLCGPDDVITPYRAASEKDRKGLGPQNYRIEHPLKPQRPLWRKLLGRPERYWHPTIGYYEHMPAWRIRNYVGEDIWNSYFKFAFDRNPWDRQVSWYNYKTKSKKTRPSFERYMQRPTAYVDNHELYMLDGALAVDFLGRYENLEEDLNTALRQAGVETKVSVPKVNVTPNKDSERSYRSYYTPALQEQVANWYQPEIELLGYDF
- a CDS encoding TerB family tellurite resistance protein; amino-acid sequence: MTREKEPSVSDEIGSCDVILKAMVAMASADGHLDSREVGLIQDIFKDCTGKTLGADAVARAAHQNEAEDIRNVLADLAPSLDLTTKDEILCAAYRVLLADNRVAGEERKELHEMARALHISEIHLSALLEELAASLHE